GACGAAGCCCTAGCCGAGGTCGACAAGGCGCTAACGGCCGCCCCCAACAATCCTGATTTGATTTATCTCAAAGCACAGATTCTATTTCTGCAGCAGAAGTATGACGCCAGTCTGCCCCTATACCAATCAGCGCTGACCTACGCTGACCAGCTGCCAGCCTCGACGGTGCAGCAAATTACTCTTGAGGCCTGCCAGGCTGAGGGAATCGCTGGGGAGGTCTGCGTCGAGCGATCGCGCAATCTCGAACCCTAGCCTCCACAAGTTCAGGTAAGTTAAGCCCTATGCTGAGTAATGCAGTATGGGGCTTAACTATGCAGGTTGAATTTCGCGAGTGCGACTTCTTTAACCTTTGGATCTGGCTCAAATTTGAAACCGTGCCCTCCTCCATGGAGCAGCAGTACATCGACGAAGTCTTTTCGTCGTGGTTTTTTTTGGGGAAGCTGGGGGGCTTTAATGCCGAAAACCTTCAAGTGCAGGATACGGGCCTCGATATCAGCTATCTTCCCTACAATGAAGAGCAGCTGAGCAACAGCATGCTCTCGGTGATGCACAACATGGGTGAAGTCGAGTACGAAGGGCTTTGGGCCCGCTGCTGGCTCGATCTGGGCACCAGCGATGCCCTGGCCATCGACGTTTTAATCAACACCCTAGAGCAGTTTAGCCGTGAGTATGTGGTCATTGAGACCTGCTACATCGGGGGCGAAAACGCCGACTGGCCAATTCCAGGCAGTGGGCAGCCCGAGTTTGTTGACGAAGACGCCTAGCCTGTCCCGCTGACATTAGCAGCACCTAAGAAAACATAAAGAGGGGATGCCTGATGGCATCCCCTCTTTGTGTAAGACTACAGCTGCGATTCGCGCAGGGTAAAGCCTATGGCATCCCAGAAACGGGAACCGACTCGGAACGAGTATCCGTTCCGGAATCGCTTAGTCTAGCGGCTAGCGAAACATGCTGCTGACAGAGCTTTCTTCGTGAATGCGCCAGATAGCTTCACCCAGCAGATTTGCCATCGACAGCACTGTCAACTGCGGAAACTGCCGCGCGGCCGTCATCGGGATCGTATTAGTGACAATCACTTCTTCAAATAGACCCGCTGATAGGCGCTCCACCGCCGGGGGAGAAAACACCGCGTGGGTGGCGCAGGCATAAACCTGGCGAGCCCCTTCCTGTTTGAGTAGGCGAGCTCCCTCACAGATCGTGCCAGCGGTGTCGATCATGTCATCGACCAGCACGGCAGTTTTGCCCCGCACGTCGCCCACCACGTTCATCACTTCTGCCACGTTGTGGGCCTGGCGACGCTTGTCAATGATGGCTAGAGGGGCATCGTTAAGCTTTTTGGCAAAGGCGCGAGCGCGGGCTACCCCGCCCACGTCGGGGGAGACCACCACCAGGTCTTCCAGCTTTTTGCTGGAAATATAGTCAATCAATACCGGGGTGCCGTAGACATGGTCGCAGGGAATGTCGAAGTAGCCCTGAATTTGGGCGGAGTGTAGATCGATCGCCAAGATGCGACTGGCTCCGGCCTTGGTCATCAGGTTGGCCACAAGTTTGGCGGTGATTGACTCGCGCCCAGCTGTTTTGCGATCGGCACGGGCATAGCCATAGTAAGGAATCACCGCGGTGATCTGCCGCGCCGAAGCCCGTCGACAGGCGTCGATCATGATCAGCAGCTCCATCAGGTGATCGTTCACCGGATAGCAGGTGGGCTGAATCAGGTATACGTCACAGCCGCGAATCGACTCTTGAATTTGAATGTAAACCTCACCATCGGCAAAGCGCTTACGCACCATAGGGCCGAGGTCTAGCCCTAGGTAGCGAGCCACTTCGCGCGCTAGGTCAACGTTGGCCGAGCCGGAAAAAAGTTTGAGGCGGTTGTTATCTCCGAAGTGCGACAGCGACGGAGTTTGCATCGGCAAAGTGGCGGAACGGATCACATCAGGCCCTCTGAGCATGTTCACCTAGGAAATCGTAGCATTCCAGTCTAAAAAGCTTCTGAGCAATTATCCTTAAAATGCTGTTGTGCCATGCCGCTTGGGCATGCCCTGAGGCCAGCGTTCCCCCGTAGGGCAAACCGCTATCCTGAAGCGCATGGCACTCAAATATCTTAATGAGTGATGGCATTTTGTCAGGGGATTCACCACATTGCGATCATCTGTAGCAATTACGCTCAGTCTAAGCAGTTTTACACCCAGGTGCTGGGCTGCGCTGTGGTACAAGAGACCTATCGAGCCGAGCGCCAGTCCTACAAGCTTGATCTGCGCCTAGCCGATGGAATTCAGATTGAGCTATTTTCTTTTCCCCACCCACCGCCTCGTCCATCACAGCCAGAAGCCCGAGGCCTAAGGCATTTAGCTTTAGTTGTTGAGGATCTGGAGGCGGCTATTCAGCACCTTCACGCTTGTCAGGTGACGACAGAAGAGATTCGGCTAGATGAATTAACGGGCAAACGCTTTGTCTTTTTTCAAGACCCTGACCAACTGCCCATCGAGTTGTACGAGCGCTAGTTAAAACTCATCGGTTAGCCACTCGGAGGCGCGTTCTCCTAAGGGTAGGGGAATGCTGACAGCTTTGCCTAGCCGGGGGCGATCGCGGGTTTCAGCGATCTGCTGCTGCACGTATTCCACCTGTCCCCACTCGTATAGATAGAGCATGACCTGATTGAGGTGGGCCAAGTACTCCTCTTCACTGAGAGGAAACGATACCTGCTCTAGGTATCGCCACATCACCTGGAGAAATATTTTGCCCTGGGTACGCCGAAACTGAATGTCAAAGGAGTAACCCCATTTGTCTATTAACAGCGCTTGTAAATCTGCCCCTGTCACGCCCCTACCTCTGCTCTAGCTATCGTTGCCGTATATACATTTCTTTACGATACGCCCTAGTGGTCAACCTCCCTTGCGCCGAAGCTTCACTTGCCAAAAATGGGCGATTGATGGAAATAAACAGGATTTTTCAAATTTTGAAGCTCTTTTTGACTTCCAAGGGTGTCTTTCTCTCCCTTTCTCTCGTCTATACCCGCTTTTTCTGGGATTTTGGGATTATGACTATGCGATCGCTCCCATCCTTTTACTTTCGGCAGGGATTTTCTGAGAACAGCAAGGTGCAATAATACGATTGGTAAAGCTAAAGGCGTGGTCAGCGACATCGGGACTGCTCCACATTGGTGCCCCGTAAAGGGTTTGCCGGGCTAGCGTAACGGGTCATGCATCCGCTTGCTGATCCCCGCTCAGCTACCGCCGTTGATAGCTGTTATTCATTTGAAACAGGTATACCAGTCTGGATTATGACTCAAGTTTCTGGAACCTCCGATGTCCCTGATTTGGGGCGCCGCCAATTTATGAACCTGCTGCTGCTGGGGGCCGCCTCTGGGTCCGTCGGGGGCATGCTCTATCCCGTTATTAAATACTTCATTCCCCCCTCTAGTGGTGGCGGCGGTGGTGGGGTAACCGCCAAAAACGAGCTAGGCAACGACGTGATTGCTAGCCAGTTTGTAGCGAGCCACAACCCCGGCGATCGCGTCCTGGTGCAGGGCCTCAAGGGCGATCCCACCTACCTAGTGATTCAGGAAAGTGGTTCCCTAGAGAGCTACGGCATCAGCTCTATCTGCACCCACCTGGGCTGTGTAGTACCCTGGAACGCCAGCGAAAACAAGTTCATGTGTCCGTGCCACGGCTCTCAGTACGATGCCACAGGCAAGGTCGTACGAGGCCCAGCACCGCTGTCTTTGGCTTTGGCTCACGCCGACGTCACTGACGACGACAAAGTTACCCTCAGCAATTGGACTGAAACCGACTTTCGCACTGGTGACTCGCCCTGGTGGGCCTAGACGAGCCTGTGCTTTGGCCAACTGCAGCGCCATACCCCGTTGACATCACCCCAGTTGACATAACTTTTGAACGCATGAATAGACTCACTTCGTTAATCAACGGCCTGCGCCCCCTCGCCATTACCTGCGCCGCCGTTCTGACGGTGTTTGCAGGCTGGCTGGCGGCTCCTCAGACCGCCGAGGCGTATCCCTTCTGGGCCCAAGAAAACTACGCTGTCCCCCGCGAGGCCACCGGCCGGATTGTGTGCGCCAACTGCCACCTGGCGGCCAAGCCCACCAAGGTAGAAGTGCCCCAGGCCGTTCTGCCCGATTCCGTATTTAAGCTCAAGGTTGAAATTCCCTACGACCTCAGCACTCAGCAGGTATTGGGCGACGGTAGCCGCGGCGGCCTCAACGTCGGTGCTGTGGTGGTTCTCCCTGAGGGCTTCAAAATTGCTCCCGCCGATCGCATCTCTGAGGAGCTCAAGGAAGAAGTCGGCAATACCTACTTCCTGCCTTATAGCGACACCCAGGAAAACATTGTTCTGGTCGGCCCGCTACCCGGCGAACAGTACCAGGAAATTGTATTTCCCGTGCTGGCCCCCGACCCCGGTCAAGACAAGTCGGTTGCCTTTGGCAAGTATCAAATTCACGTCGGCGGCAACCGCGGTCGTGGCCAGGTCTACCCCACCGGTCAGGCCAGCAATAACACCGTTTATAACGCTACCTTGACCGGCACCGTCACAGACGTTGAGCCCCAGGCTGCTGGTGGCTACCAAGTCACTATTGAGGCAGACGCAGGCAACACCGTGACCGAGACCATTCCCGCTGGTCCTGAGCTACTCGTGGCTGAGGGTGACGTAGTGGAAGCCGGCAAGCCCCTGACCACCAACCCCAACGTGGGCGGCTTTGGCCAGATGGATGCCGAGATTGTGCTGCAAAGCCCCAACCGCATCAAAGGTCTAGTGGCCTTCTTGGCGGCGGTTATGCTCACCCAGATCATGCTGGTGCTGAAGAAGAAGCAGGTCGAGAAGGTTCAGGCTGCTGGCATGACCATGTAGGCCATTTACAGCCTGGTTGGCAAACTTCATCGAATTTCTCGACGATAGGGAAAAGGGACGTCAGTTGGCGTCCCTTTTTTACGGCCTGAATTTAGATGGGTAGCTGTCGTCAGGAGTCTGTTGGATGAGCTACAATTGTTAAGTATTTTTTCATATTCGAAACTTGTCTTGAGCTTCCTTACGTTTGGCGCTCTGGGGTAGTTTCGTCGCCCGCTTATTGTCGCCAAGGTTTTACACAGTTATGACGCTTCCCATTCGCAACGTTGCAATTATTGCCCACGTTGACCACGGCAAAACCACTCTGGTAGATGCCCTGCTAAGGCAGTCTGGCATTTTTCGTGAAGGGGAAGCCGTACCTGACTGCGTGATGGACTCCAACGACCTAGAGCGCGAGCGGGGCATTACCATTCTCTCCAAGAATACCGCCGTTCACTACGGTGAGACGTTGATCAACATCATCGACACCCCTGGCCACGCCGACTTTGGTGGCGAGGTGGAGCGGGTGCTGGGCATGGTTGACGGCTGCATTCTGATCGTGGATGCCAACGAAGGCCCCATGCCCCAGACTCGGTTTGTGCTGAAGAAAGCACTTGAGAAAGGACTGCGCCCCATTGTTGTAGTCAATAAGATTGACCGACCCCAGGCCGATCCCCACGGTTCGGTTGATAAGGTGCTGGATCTATTTATTGAGCTAGGGGCCGACGACGATCAGTGTGAGTTTCCCTACCTGTTTGCCTCAGGGATATCGGGCTACGCCAAGACCAAGATTGAAGACGAAGGCATCGACATGAAGCCGATGTTTGAGGCCATTCTCGACCATGTGCCGCCTCCGATTGGCGATCCTGAAAAGCCCCTGCAAATTCAGGTAACGACCCTCGACTACTCCGAGTACCTGGGCCGCATTGTGATTGGCAAAATCCACAATGGGGTGATCAACGCGGGTCAGCAAGCTGCCCTAGTCAAGGAAGACGGCAGCATGGTGAAGTCTAAAATCTCTAAGCTGCTAGGTTTTGATGGCCTACGGCGCATTGAGATCGAAACCGCCTCAGCGGGCCACATTGTGGCGGTAGCGGGCTTTGCCGATGCCAATATCGGCGAGACCATTACCTGCCCCACCAACCCCCAGGCACTGCCGCTGATCAAGGTAGACGAGCCGACCCTACAGATGACCTTTGTGGTCAACGACTCACCCTTTGCGGGTCAGGAGGGCACCTTTGTCACCTCCCGACAGCTGCGCGATCGCCTCATGCGTGAGCTTGAGACTAACGTGGCGCTGCGAGTCGAGCCAACCGACTCTCCCGATCGCTTTTCAGTATCGGGCCGGGGTGAGCTGCACTTGGGCATTTTGATTGAGACCATGCGCCGCGAGGGGTATGAGTTTCAGGTGACCCAGCCTCAGGTAATCTACCGCGAAGTCAACGGTCAGCCCTGCGAACCCTACGAACTCCTGGTGCTCGATGTGCCAGAAGAGGGTGTAGGCGGCTGCATGGAGCGCATTGGCCAGCGTCGGGGTGAGCTGCAAGATATGCGGGTGATGGGCGATGGCCGTGCCACGCTGGAGTTTGTGATTCCAGCGCGGGGCCTAATTGGCTTCCGCGGTGAGTTCATGCGTCTGACTCGCGGTGCAGGTATTATGAACCACAGCTTCTCAGACTATCGCCCTCTCTGTGGTGAG
This sequence is a window from Leptolyngbya subtilissima AS-A7. Protein-coding genes within it:
- a CDS encoding DUF3531 family protein, which encodes MQVEFRECDFFNLWIWLKFETVPSSMEQQYIDEVFSSWFFLGKLGGFNAENLQVQDTGLDISYLPYNEEQLSNSMLSVMHNMGEVEYEGLWARCWLDLGTSDALAIDVLINTLEQFSREYVVIETCYIGGENADWPIPGSGQPEFVDEDA
- a CDS encoding DUF3067 family protein, giving the protein MTGADLQALLIDKWGYSFDIQFRRTQGKIFLQVMWRYLEQVSFPLSEEEYLAHLNQVMLYLYEWGQVEYVQQQIAETRDRPRLGKAVSIPLPLGERASEWLTDEF
- a CDS encoding ribose-phosphate pyrophosphokinase; the protein is MQTPSLSHFGDNNRLKLFSGSANVDLAREVARYLGLDLGPMVRKRFADGEVYIQIQESIRGCDVYLIQPTCYPVNDHLMELLIMIDACRRASARQITAVIPYYGYARADRKTAGRESITAKLVANLMTKAGASRILAIDLHSAQIQGYFDIPCDHVYGTPVLIDYISSKKLEDLVVVSPDVGGVARARAFAKKLNDAPLAIIDKRRQAHNVAEVMNVVGDVRGKTAVLVDDMIDTAGTICEGARLLKQEGARQVYACATHAVFSPPAVERLSAGLFEEVIVTNTIPMTAARQFPQLTVLSMANLLGEAIWRIHEESSVSSMFR
- the gloA2 gene encoding SMU1112c/YaeR family gloxylase I-like metalloprotein, with amino-acid sequence MAFCQGIHHIAIICSNYAQSKQFYTQVLGCAVVQETYRAERQSYKLDLRLADGIQIELFSFPHPPPRPSQPEARGLRHLALVVEDLEAAIQHLHACQVTTEEIRLDELTGKRFVFFQDPDQLPIELYER
- the petA gene encoding cytochrome f, yielding MNRLTSLINGLRPLAITCAAVLTVFAGWLAAPQTAEAYPFWAQENYAVPREATGRIVCANCHLAAKPTKVEVPQAVLPDSVFKLKVEIPYDLSTQQVLGDGSRGGLNVGAVVVLPEGFKIAPADRISEELKEEVGNTYFLPYSDTQENIVLVGPLPGEQYQEIVFPVLAPDPGQDKSVAFGKYQIHVGGNRGRGQVYPTGQASNNTVYNATLTGTVTDVEPQAAGGYQVTIEADAGNTVTETIPAGPELLVAEGDVVEAGKPLTTNPNVGGFGQMDAEIVLQSPNRIKGLVAFLAAVMLTQIMLVLKKKQVEKVQAAGMTM
- the petC gene encoding cytochrome b6-f complex iron-sulfur subunit, with translation MTQVSGTSDVPDLGRRQFMNLLLLGAASGSVGGMLYPVIKYFIPPSSGGGGGGVTAKNELGNDVIASQFVASHNPGDRVLVQGLKGDPTYLVIQESGSLESYGISSICTHLGCVVPWNASENKFMCPCHGSQYDATGKVVRGPAPLSLALAHADVTDDDKVTLSNWTETDFRTGDSPWWA
- the typA gene encoding translational GTPase TypA codes for the protein MTLPIRNVAIIAHVDHGKTTLVDALLRQSGIFREGEAVPDCVMDSNDLERERGITILSKNTAVHYGETLINIIDTPGHADFGGEVERVLGMVDGCILIVDANEGPMPQTRFVLKKALEKGLRPIVVVNKIDRPQADPHGSVDKVLDLFIELGADDDQCEFPYLFASGISGYAKTKIEDEGIDMKPMFEAILDHVPPPIGDPEKPLQIQVTTLDYSEYLGRIVIGKIHNGVINAGQQAALVKEDGSMVKSKISKLLGFDGLRRIEIETASAGHIVAVAGFADANIGETITCPTNPQALPLIKVDEPTLQMTFVVNDSPFAGQEGTFVTSRQLRDRLMRELETNVALRVEPTDSPDRFSVSGRGELHLGILIETMRREGYEFQVTQPQVIYREVNGQPCEPYELLVLDVPEEGVGGCMERIGQRRGELQDMRVMGDGRATLEFVIPARGLIGFRGEFMRLTRGAGIMNHSFSDYRPLCGEIEARRNGVLIAFEEGVATFYALKNAEDRGIFFITPGTKVYKGMIVGEHNRNQDLDLNICKSKQLTNHRAAGGDELVQLQTPVDMSLERALEYIGPDELVEITPESIRLRKLSKKLAKR